The following DNA comes from bacterium.
ATGCTGCTCGCGGCGGAGAACGGCTACCAGGCCGCGCTCATGGCGCCGACGGAGATCCTGGCCGAGCAGCACGCGCGCACGCTGCGCAACCTGCTCGGCGAGATCCCCGTCCGGCTGGAGCTGCTCACGGGCGGGCTCGGCACGGCGGCGAGGCGCGAGGCGCTCGCCGCCATCGCGTCTGGCGAGGCCGCGCTGGTCGTGGGCACCCACGCACTGATCCAGGACGGCGTCACCTTCGCCCGCCTCGGCCTCGCCATCGTGGACGAGCAGCACCGGTTCGGCGTGAAGCAGCGCATGGCGCTGGCCGCGCTCGGCGAACGGCCGGACGTGCTCGTGATGTCGGCCACGCCCATCCCCCGTTCGCTCGCCCTGGCGCTCTACGGCGATCTGGACCTCACCGTGCTGGACGAACGCCCGCCGGGCCGCAAGCGCGTCCGTACAGCGGTGCGCGGCCCGGCCGCGCGCGACCGTGTCTACGCGTTCATCGCCGAGCAGGTGAGGGCAGGGCGGCAGGCGTACATCGTGTATCCGCTGGTCGAGGAATCCGAGAAGATCGACCTGAGGTCCGCCGCCGAGGAGTACCATCGGCTCGCCAACGAAGTGTTCCCGGAGTTCCGCGTCGGGCTGATCCACGGCCAGTTGCCCGGCGAGGAGAAGGACGCGGTGATGCGCGCGTTCATGGCCCACGAGCTGGACATCCTGGTGGCCACCACGGTCATCGAGGTTGGCATCGATGTCCCGAACGCCACGGTCATGGTGATCGAGCACGCCGAGCGGTTCGGCCTCTCACAGCTCCACCAGCTCCGTGGGCGCGTGGGCCGCGGCGCGGACGAGAGCTATTGCGTGCTGATCGCGAGCGGCGGAGAGGAGGCGTTGGAGCGCCTCCGGATCTTCGAGCGGAGCGACGACGGCTTCGAGATCGCCCGCGCCGACCTCCGGCTCCGGGGCATGGGCGACTTCTTCGGCGCCCGGCAGCACGGGCTGCCCGAGTTCCGCTTTTTCCAGCCCGAACGGGACGAGGACCTGCTCGAGGTGGCCCGCGCGGACGCCCGGGCGCTCATCGCCTCGGACCCGGAGCTGGCGCGGCCGGAGCACGAGCCCCTGCGCGCCGTCCTCACCGCCCGGTACGGCGAACGCGAGCGGCTGTACGGGGTGGGCTAGGGGTTCGTGGCGGGCGGCGCCGCGGGCCGGTCAGCGCCCGACCGGCACGCCGAACCCGAACTCGATGCCGCCGTCCCTGCCGGGCGCGACCCGTAGGGCCCTCGGGTCGTACGGGATGTTGGGCGGCGTCGCGTCGCCCCGCAGGTCGAGGAGGAAGAGGACGACGCTGGCGGCGAGCCCGACCTGGCTGCTGATGAGCGCGAGGCGCGCGCGCTCGTCGTACCTCAGCACCTCCTGGTACAACGCCTCGAGGCGCGGGTCCGCGTAGGCGCCGTCGGGCAGCCGCTCGGCGCAGGCCGCCGGGTTCTCGACGCACGCGCGCTCGAGCTCGGCGTACCGGTCATCCGCCCGCATGTACGCGGCGACGCCGATGCCCGCCACCGCGGCCGTGAGCGCCGCCGTGGTCCACTTGGCGACGCCCAGCGGACGGAGGAACGGGCGGGATGACTGGACCGCCGGAACCGTACGCGGCTCCAGGGTGGCGAAGCGGTCGGGCGCGCGCTGCTGCGCGGCCACGGGCGCCACGGGCGCCAGCGCCGCGGCAGGAACGAACACGAGGAGCAGCAACCGTGCACGCCTCATTCGCCTACCTCAACTTGACGATGGTCCCGCGCAGGAGCGGCACGAAGATCGCGCCGTCCGCCACGGTGACCGGTGCCACGATCGAATCCTCGAAGTCGCGTTCCCACAGGACACGGCCGTCCATGTCGAGCAGGAACAGCTTGCCGTCGAGCCGGCCGACCAGCAGCCGGTCCCGTGTCACGGCAAGGGATGCACGCGCCGCGCCGTCCAGGCTCGCGAGCTTCTCCCCGGCCCGCGCACCCGGCCGAACGCGCCAGAGGTCGGTGTTCCGGTTCAGGACGTAGAGAGCGCCGTCCGGGCCGACCACCGGCGCGGCGAGGATCGGCGCGCCGAACGACGCACGCCACAGCTCCTCGAGTCCGGGGAGCTGGTACGCCGCCACATCGCCGGTCTGGAGCGGGAGGTAGACCGTGTCCTCGACGACCGTCGGTGCGGCCGACACCGTGGCCGGGAGCTTCACCCGCGCCTGGATCCGCCCGCTGCCGCGCTCGATCCGGTACAGGGTGTCCCTCGTCGTGGCGATCAGCAGGCTCTCGCCGTGCGGCACCGGCGTCGTCGCGGGAGCGCCGGGGAGGTCGACACGCCAGCGCTCCTCGCCCCTGTCGGTCCCCAGTGCGAAGACGCGGCCGCGCTCGTTCACGAAATAGACCGCGTCCTCCACGATCAGTCCGGGGAACGGCGCGGGGCCGATCGTTCGGTCCCACGCGGTGCGGCCGCGCTCCAGCCCCAGGGCGTACGCTTTGCCGTCCCGGTGGTCGGTCGCCGCGAAGATGCGCTGGCCGCCGCGGACCACGCCACCCGTCACGGCGCCGGCCAGGCGGCGCCCCCAGTAGCGCTCGCCCGTCTCCGTGTTGAGGGTGACCACCATCCGGTTCGCCGTGCT
Coding sequences within:
- a CDS encoding DNA helicase RecG; the protein is MPATKALPPLDAPAQYLKGVGPKRAEALARLGVRTARDLLYHVPRRYEDASTVTPIGSLDVGMDATIIGEVVSKGIIPTRSGLRIFQAVLRDETGLIECSWPGQPFLDRTIRKGDLLLCTGPVRYFQRRQMQPREYVVLGRADEEDGAAGRVLPIYPATEGLSQRVLRSIIDANLDRLLEWVEAEEPFDAARLRKAGVPPLREALEALHRPASLAAAERGRRRLAYEEIFFLQLLYARAHYRETRQRQGIAFERTNELVGALYRRLPFRLTGAQTRALREIFDDMTSPRRMNRLLQGDVGSGKTVVALFAMLLAAENGYQAALMAPTEILAEQHARTLRNLLGEIPVRLELLTGGLGTAARREALAAIASGEAALVVGTHALIQDGVTFARLGLAIVDEQHRFGVKQRMALAALGERPDVLVMSATPIPRSLALALYGDLDLTVLDERPPGRKRVRTAVRGPAARDRVYAFIAEQVRAGRQAYIVYPLVEESEKIDLRSAAEEYHRLANEVFPEFRVGLIHGQLPGEEKDAVMRAFMAHELDILVATTVIEVGIDVPNATVMVIEHAERFGLSQLHQLRGRVGRGADESYCVLIASGGEEALERLRIFERSDDGFEIARADLRLRGMGDFFGARQHGLPEFRFFQPERDEDLLEVARADARALIASDPELARPEHEPLRAVLTARYGERERLYGVG